AAGGGCGTTTTCAGCAGTTATATCGACTTGCGCGTCGAATTTCACAATGTTTCCTTCCAGCGTGGCCTTCCCAAGATCGGGAATCTCGAATCCATCGACAACAGCCGGCACTATGCCTTCGGGGATTCCCGCCTCAGCAAGAGCGGCCTTGGCATCGAGCAATGTCTTTGCCAAATAGACCTGCGCGAATCCAGCGTCTCTTGGATCCCACAGGTAACCCCATTGCATCAGTCCTTGCTTGAGATACGGGTCAGCATGGCTTGGGATAACCGTTCCGACTATCTGTACCTTTCCCTTCATGTTTCTCGCGTTGAGCGCCTGGGACGCTCCGATCGGTCCCAGTGAACCAAATCCGACTATACCTTTCAGATTAGGATACGCATTTAGCAGCTCGAGTGTCTTTTGATAGGAAAGCTCAACACTCTCACCACATGGGATTCTCTCGGTTACCAGTTTCATATTTGGATACTTCTCCGCAACATAGGCAAGCCCAACGTCCGCCCAGAAGTTGTGGAGAGGAACTGTGAGTCCTCCGACGAAAACGGCAAACTCACCTTCTCCGCCCATTAGTTGAGCAAGTTTCTCGAAGTTAGCTTCTCCAAACTTGACGTTGTCTATCGTTTCTACGTCCCAGTCGCCACCCTTCTGCTCTGGTGACTCGTGTGTGATGATAATGATACCGTTCGCTCTTGCCTTTTCGAATACAGGTTCAAGAGCTTTCGCATCATTAGGTACTACACAGATGGCATCTACTCCCTTGGCAATAAGGTCTTCAACAATCTTCACCTGTTGAGCAGGATCCGCATCGGAAGGCCCTATCTGGTAGGCATTCACGCCGAGTTCATCTGCTGCATCTTTTACACCGACTTCCATTCTGTTGAACCAGGGGATTCCGCCGATCTTGACAACGACGGCAATCTCATAGTTCGCTGCTAAGACGGCAACTGTAAACAAGACACAGAACAGGAGCATCAGAAGCTTCTTGTTCATTCGCATCCCTCCTTCTATGTGACCGGTAGGCCGGCCCAAAGATCATAAGACAAAGCATCGTAATTCACATGATTACTTGTGATCAACATTTCAATTATATCGATTCACTCTGACAGATCCATACCCGAAGATTACTGGTTATTCGAACTTACGGCTGATGAAGACCCTGTAGCGATAAATACTCTCGTTTTCCGGATTATCTCATCCATTGTTTCGGGACAATTGTGGATGATCAACTTGATCTATCGCCTTCCCGCAGCTATATTGCCAGTCAAAAGTCTGTTTTTATTGACACTGTCTAAGCTAACATTACATAGTATTATTCGTCGGAAATCACTCCTAATCGTTTGAACTATGGGATATTTGTTCCTAATCGGATTTCTTCAAATGCAGATTATCTGGTAAGCTCTAGGTAATAGACTATGATATGAAGTTATCACTTTAGTGATCCGTTTTGCTCAATAGCGGTTTTAGAATGTACCTGTGGAGGAGACGATGAGGCAAGGAGTTCTTTCAATCGATCTGGGAACCATGGGAGTAAAACTTTCATTGGTCTCTCTTGAAGGTGAGATTCAGAAATCGGCATACACGGAGTACCCCATCATCTCAGAAAGCCCGGGACAGGCAGAACAAGATTCGGCGCTATGGTGGGAGGGGATCATAGATTGTGTAAAGAAGTTGACCGATAGTGACAACAATCTCCCTCATCTAATCAAAGCGATTTCTATTTGCGGCCAGATGCATACCCATGTCTATCTAGACTCCGAAGACAAGCCAATAGGCCCTTCAATCACCTGGCTAGATCAGAGAAGCAGCGAAATAATAGAAGAATGGCAAAGCGATGGCAGGGCCGCAAGGCTCTTCGATCTGACCTGGAACTTCCCCACAACAACTTACGCCGCTCCACAAATATGCTGGGTGAAAAAGCATAGGCCAGGTGTTTTTTCCCGTACGAAGTCGATATTGATTGCAAAGGATTACATAAAGTTTCTGCTCACAGGGAACAAGGTTACAGATCCCTCGGATGCCTCGGGAACGGCTGTATTCGACATAAGAACGAATCAATGGAGCAGGGAGGCTCTTGAACTAATTGATCTGGATGGAGATCTTCTTCCGGAGGTTATTCCTTCAGCGAGAATAATCGGTCATGTCACCGAGAAAGCGGCAAGAGAGACAGGCCTGATTCAAGGGACACCGGTGGTGAACGGAGGTTCGGACCACTCAGTTGCTGAATTGGGTTCGGGCCTTCTCGGTGAAGGAGAGGTTTCATGCATAGTCGGCACGGCCGGTGTCGTTGCCGCTTGCACATCCAAGCCGGTAATAGACCCAAAGAAAAGGATCATGTGTTGGAGCTATCCACTTGAAGGTTACTGGGATATTCTGGGGATAACTCAGACGGCCGCTTCCAGCTTAACCTGGTTTAGAAATACCTTCGACAAAGAGAGAAACAGCGAAGTCTTTGACGAATACTCCTCCCTGGCAAAAGGTGTTTCTCTGGGGTCGGAAGGCCTGGTTTTTCTACCTTATCTCATGGGTGAAAGAACCCCTCTGTGGGATTACAAAGCAAGGGGCGTCTTTTTTGGACTGACCATGAAACACTCTAAGGCACACATGGTCCGGGCAATTATGGAAGGGGTCTCATTCTCGATAAAGGACTGTATGAAAGTCGTTGAAGAGTTGGGAGTCAAGTTCGACAGCGTGAACGTTATGGGAGGGGGCAGCAAGAGTCCCATTTGGCGGAAGATACAATCAGATGTCTACGGAAAGAAAGTGAGAACGCTGGAGACTCAGGACACCGGTGCTATAGGCAACTTGATACTCGCCCTTCTTGCCACAAATGAAATTGGAGATCCCAGAGAAGCTGCCAGGTTGATCAGACATGTTGAGACTGTCATTCCCGACCCAATCAGAGCCAAGAAATATGAGAATCTATTTGGAATTTATAAAGAGATCTATGAAAATACACGTTCAATCATGGAGAAGTTGGAGGCGTATACATATGAATAGAGATGAGTTCGCAAGCCTGGTGCTGGATGCCTGTAAGAGAATGGAAGACAGGGACATGACGGTGGGAACATGGGGAAACATAAGCGTAAGAGTGGATGACGAAACCTTCCTCATAACCCCAAGTGGGATGAGCTACGGGAGTTTGAAGATCGATGATATTGTGATGGCAGACATGAAGGGCAATACTATTGACAACAAACGAAAGCCAAGCATAGAACACGCGCTGCACAGGATGATCTACAGTCACAGACCGGATGTTGGAGCGGTTATCCACACCCATCCCCAGTACTCAACGGCTTTCGCTATAGCAAGAAAGGATATACCTGCCGTGTCCGAAGAACTGGTACAGATAATTGGAGAGGGCGTGAAATGCGCGGAGTACGCATTACCCGGAACAGAAGAACTTGCGGCTAACGTAGTCTCTGCACTAGGATACAACAACGCCGCTTTGCTAGCCAATCATGGAGCAGTCTGTGTCGGAAGCAATTTGAGCGACGCCTTCAAAGTGGCAGAAGTACTCGAGAAATCTGCAAAGACAATAATCATGGCAACGATTATAGGAACTCCGAAAGTTATCTCTCATGACGAGTGCCTCAAGATGCAGGATTTTGTTAAGAATCACTATGGCCAGAAATAGTGGATCTCTTTCTTATACTGTAAATTCTTACACAAACACTGAGCCGGCGAAGTGCCGGCTCTTTTTCTTATCTGCCCGAATGACTTGATTAAGCTCTTCGCCGAAACCTCCGCAAGGATTCGGAAAATGATATGACAATATGGCATGATTGTTATTGAGAATAAACATATTTACAGGGGGTGATGTTCATGATTCTACTTGGAATCGATCTGCTTCAGAAAAATGATCTCAGCGGGTTGAAGAACAAGGCTATAGGACTGGTAACTAACTTCTCTTTCGTTGACTCAGATTTGAAGTGGGGAATTGACATACTGTTTGCAAATGGCCTGAACGTGAAGAAGATTTTCACACCGGAACATGGCCTGGGAGGAGCTGCAGACGGAGCGCATGTCAGTGATACCCTCCACCCCAAGTACGGGGTACCAATAGTCAGTCTATACGGAGACAGGCGCAAGCCTGTGAAGGCCGATCTTGAAGGCTTAGATATGCTGGTATATGACATACAGGATGTAGGATTAAGATTCTATACCTACATATACACTCTTGCCTATACAATGGAAGCCGCCGCAGATTACGGTCTTCAATACATGGTCCTCGACAGGCCAAACCCTCTTGGCAGAGGAGTCTTTGGAAGCAGAATTGAAAACGACCTCCAAACCTTTGTTGGTGGTTACGAACTCCCTCTTCAGTACGGCCTAACCACGGGCGAACTTGCTCAGTACTTCAAGAAACTCAAGAGACTCGATCTCGATCTGAGAATTGCCAGGCTTGAAGGGTGGTGTGGAGAGATGCACGACAACACGTCTCTTTTCTGGAACGTACCTTCGCCAAATGTGCCAACATACGAGTCTCTTCTAGGTTATACCGGAACCTGCTTCTTTGAAAGTACAAACGTATCGGAAGGACGGGGTACTTTCAAACCCTTCCTTGTGATAGGCGCTCCGTGGATAGACGGTGCCGACTTAACCGAATATCTTAGGAAGGAGTTTCCGGATCTCAGAGTAAGGAGCCGCGACTATATGCCGTTTTACAGAAAGTATGCCAATGCCAATTGCAGCGGCGTGGAGTTCTTCCCCAATACTGAAGACAACTATTTCGTGATTACTTTGAAGATGATGGATTATTTGCTAAAATATGAACAATTTGATATTTTGGATCGTTCGGACGATCTAATAGGCATTAAAGAAAGCGCACAGAAGATCAGAACACAGAGCCTTGATTA
This region of Mesotoga sp. BH458_6_3_2_1 genomic DNA includes:
- a CDS encoding autoinducer 2 ABC transporter substrate-binding protein, with the protein product MRMNKKLLMLLFCVLFTVAVLAANYEIAVVVKIGGIPWFNRMEVGVKDAADELGVNAYQIGPSDADPAQQVKIVEDLIAKGVDAICVVPNDAKALEPVFEKARANGIIIITHESPEQKGGDWDVETIDNVKFGEANFEKLAQLMGGEGEFAVFVGGLTVPLHNFWADVGLAYVAEKYPNMKLVTERIPCGESVELSYQKTLELLNAYPNLKGIVGFGSLGPIGASQALNARNMKGKVQIVGTVIPSHADPYLKQGLMQWGYLWDPRDAGFAQVYLAKTLLDAKAALAEAGIPEGIVPAVVDGFEIPDLGKATLEGNIVKFDAQVDITAENALSYGF
- the xylB gene encoding xylulokinase, which codes for MRQGVLSIDLGTMGVKLSLVSLEGEIQKSAYTEYPIISESPGQAEQDSALWWEGIIDCVKKLTDSDNNLPHLIKAISICGQMHTHVYLDSEDKPIGPSITWLDQRSSEIIEEWQSDGRAARLFDLTWNFPTTTYAAPQICWVKKHRPGVFSRTKSILIAKDYIKFLLTGNKVTDPSDASGTAVFDIRTNQWSREALELIDLDGDLLPEVIPSARIIGHVTEKAARETGLIQGTPVVNGGSDHSVAELGSGLLGEGEVSCIVGTAGVVAACTSKPVIDPKKRIMCWSYPLEGYWDILGITQTAASSLTWFRNTFDKERNSEVFDEYSSLAKGVSLGSEGLVFLPYLMGERTPLWDYKARGVFFGLTMKHSKAHMVRAIMEGVSFSIKDCMKVVEELGVKFDSVNVMGGGSKSPIWRKIQSDVYGKKVRTLETQDTGAIGNLILALLATNEIGDPREAARLIRHVETVIPDPIRAKKYENLFGIYKEIYENTRSIMEKLEAYTYE
- a CDS encoding class II aldolase/adducin family protein, coding for MNRDEFASLVLDACKRMEDRDMTVGTWGNISVRVDDETFLITPSGMSYGSLKIDDIVMADMKGNTIDNKRKPSIEHALHRMIYSHRPDVGAVIHTHPQYSTAFAIARKDIPAVSEELVQIIGEGVKCAEYALPGTEELAANVVSALGYNNAALLANHGAVCVGSNLSDAFKVAEVLEKSAKTIIMATIIGTPKVISHDECLKMQDFVKNHYGQK
- a CDS encoding exo-beta-N-acetylmuramidase NamZ domain-containing protein — protein: MILLGIDLLQKNDLSGLKNKAIGLVTNFSFVDSDLKWGIDILFANGLNVKKIFTPEHGLGGAADGAHVSDTLHPKYGVPIVSLYGDRRKPVKADLEGLDMLVYDIQDVGLRFYTYIYTLAYTMEAAADYGLQYMVLDRPNPLGRGVFGSRIENDLQTFVGGYELPLQYGLTTGELAQYFKKLKRLDLDLRIARLEGWCGEMHDNTSLFWNVPSPNVPTYESLLGYTGTCFFESTNVSEGRGTFKPFLVIGAPWIDGADLTEYLRKEFPDLRVRSRDYMPFYRKYANANCSGVEFFPNTEDNYFVITLKMMDYLLKYEQFDILDRSDDLIGIKESAQKIRTQSLDYKAWKESGMEFIEFVEDCLLYPGALKYRD